The following are encoded in a window of Candidatus Eisenbacteria bacterium genomic DNA:
- a CDS encoding outer membrane beta-barrel protein: MRSRKSWIPIFALAFALAGAASRSEAREIYISPMFGYTTAGSLDLGEADLDDVKIEGGLTWGGQLGFSASPGFTFEASYMQQETELSINGDNINPSAERAFELQVAQLHGNFLFEKIGYGSTTRPYFLLGLGATFFNPSGDFDTESRFSFSIGAGVKIEASEKIGLKIQGKYNPTYLDEDYGGVWCDPFYCYQVSDPDYLDQGEFAAGLTYKLGSD; the protein is encoded by the coding sequence ATGAGGTCGAGAAAATCCTGGATCCCGATCTTCGCTCTCGCATTCGCGCTCGCGGGCGCGGCTTCGCGGTCTGAGGCTCGCGAGATCTACATCTCACCGATGTTCGGCTACACGACCGCGGGAAGCCTCGATCTGGGCGAGGCGGATCTCGACGACGTGAAGATCGAGGGCGGCCTCACCTGGGGCGGCCAGCTCGGCTTCTCGGCGAGCCCCGGTTTCACGTTCGAGGCTTCGTACATGCAGCAAGAGACCGAACTCAGCATCAATGGCGACAACATCAACCCGAGCGCCGAGAGGGCCTTTGAGCTCCAGGTCGCCCAGCTCCACGGCAACTTCCTCTTCGAGAAGATCGGCTATGGCAGCACGACCCGTCCCTACTTCCTGCTCGGCCTCGGCGCGACGTTCTTCAATCCGTCCGGCGACTTCGACACCGAGTCGCGCTTCTCGTTCTCGATCGGCGCGGGCGTGAAGATCGAGGCGAGCGAGAAGATCGGGCTCAAGATCCAGGGCAAGTACAACCCGACGTACCTCGATGAGGATTACGGCGGTGTGTGGTGCGATCCGTTCTACTGCTACCAGGTGTCCGATCCGGACTATCTGGATCAGGGCGAGTTCGCAGCGGGCCTCACGTACAAGCTCGGAAGCGATTGA